Below is a window of Geomonas oryzisoli DNA.
CAATTTGCGCCCCATCTACCATCTGAACAACTACATCGGCGGCGAGCAGGCGATAGCCTTCGGCACCGCCACCTCGTCGCGGCTGCAGTTCGTACTTCGACCCGACATCTACAAAGCCATGGTTGGCAGCGTAGTCCACTGACGTTCGGCCAGCGGGGGAGCCTCAGCTCCCCGCCAGCCCGTCCCAGCTTCCCCGCGTCCCCCCACCCCTCCGCTTCCCCCTGCCCCTTCGCCAGCCCCCAGTTCACCTTTCCCATCATTCCCCTAGCTCCCATAATCCCCATCGCTCCGCCCTACCCGACAAAAAAGATCCCGAAAACCACAAACCCGGTTTTTATGACTTAGGTCAAGGTCGCTGTCCGCATTAGCCGTTAAAGTCACAACATCGAAGCGGCACACAGGAGCCAACGGCTGCCAGAGGGACCGCATCAACAGATCAAGCAAAACCAGGAGAATGGATGAAGACCTTTTTGAAGAACCTTTTCGGTATGGGAACCTCAACTCAAAACAACGCTAAGGAGGAAGTGATGGACAACATGTTTTGCTACCAGTGTGAACAAGCCGCCAACGGTGGTTGCTCCAAAGTCGGTGTCTGCGGCAAGAAGCCGGAAGTAGCGGCTCTGCAGGACCTGCTCATCTACAGCCTGAAAGGGATCGCCTTCTGGGCCAATCTGGCCCGCGAGAAAGGCGCCAAGGACGCAGCCATCGACCGCTTCATGCTGGACGGCCTCTTCACCACCGTGACCAACGTCGACTTCGACGCCGAAGAAATCGCCAAGCTGGTACGCGACGCGGCAGCTCACCGTAACCAGGCCCAGGCGCTGTATGAGAAGGCCAACGGCGGTGCCTACACCGGTACCGTACCCGAAGCGGCGCAGGCGTTCCACGCCGGCACCACCTCCGAACTGGTCGCACTGGGTGCCAAGCACGGCGTCAAGAGCGAAGAGATCGACGCCGACGTCCACTCCGTAAAGGAAATCCTCATCTACGGCATGAAAGGCTACGCGGCATACGCTCACCACGCCCTGGTGATCGGCCTCGAGAACGATGAGATCTACGCCTTCACCCACAAGGCGCTGGCAGCCACCCTCGACCTGAAACTCGGCCTCATGGACTACGTCGGCCTCTCCATGGAGTGCGGCAGGATCAACCTGGTCACCATGGAGCTCCTGGACAAGGCCAACACCGACAGCTTCGGCCACCCGGTTCCGACCCCGGTTCAGCTGGGCACCAAGGCGGGCAAGGCGATCCTCGTTTCCGGTCACGACCTGCGCATGCTCGAAGAGCTCCTGAAGCAGACCGAAGGCAAAGGGATCAACATCTACACCCACGGCGAGATGCTCCCCGCCCACGGCTATCCGGGTCTCAAGAAGTACGCCCACCTCGCCGGCAACTTCGGCGGTGCATGGCAGGATCAGGCGAAAGAGTTCGTCGACTTCCCCGGCGCCATCATCTTCAACACCAACTGCATCCAGCGCCCGGCAGAGAGCTACAAAGACCGTCTCTTCACCTGGGGCCTCGTACAGTGGCCGGACGTCAAGAACATCAACGGCTGGGACTTCTCCCCCGTCATCGAGAAGGCGCTCTCCCTCCCCGGCTTCGAAGAGGCACCGGGCAAAGAGATCCTCACCGGCTTCGGGCACAACGCGGTGCTCGGCGTCGCCGACAAGGTCATCGACGCGGTGAAAGCCGGTCAGATCCGTCACTTCTTCCTGATCGGCGGCTGCGACGGCGCCAAAACCGGCCGTAACTACTACACCGAGTTCGCCGAGAACGTACCGAGCGACTGCGTCATCCTGACCCTGGCCTGCGGCAAGTACCGTTTCAACAAGCTCGACTTCGGCGACATCGGCGGCATCCCGCGCCTGCTGGACATCGGCCAGTGCAACGACGCCTACTCCGCGATCCAGATCGCCGTGGCCTTGGCCGGCGCCTTCAACTGCGGCGTCAACGACCTGCCGCTCTCCTTCATCCTCTCCTGGTACGAGCAGAAGGCGGTGGCGATCCTGCTGACCCTGCTCCACCTGGGCGTGAAGAACATCAAACTGGGACCGAGCCTGCCGGCCTTCATCACCCCGAACGTGCTCAACTTCCTGGTCGAGAACTTCAACATCGGCCCCATCGGCACCGCGGAAGGCGACCTGAAGCAGATCCTCGGGTAATCGTCTCGGCAACGAGGCCAGCAGCAAACGAAAAAGGCGGTCCCGGTTTCAACACCGGGGCCGCCTTTTTATTCGTCAACGGGTCGCGCTCCTCCCCCCGGCGGGGGGAGGCAGGGAGGGGGGAAATTGCCGACCATCCCCCTCCCTAACCCTCCCCCTCCGGGGGAGGGGACACTGCTAGTCGTCCTGAGCTATCTTCACTTTTGAGGACACACCATATATCCTAACGAGCCAGGAGGGTGTGTCATGAGATCGAATCGCAAGTACGATTCAGAGTTCAAACAAGAAGCGATCAAGTTAGTCATTGATGAAGGCCGAACCATCCGTGAGGTAGAGAGCAGCCTAGGGATCACCCATGGCGTTCTCAAAGGGTGGGTCCAGAAACATCGGGACCAACAAGATCCTGTAAAAGTTCACCATGCATCAGTTGAAGCAGAACTGAAGCACCTGCGTAAAGAGAACGAGAGGCTACTGCGCGAGCGTGAAATCCTAAAAAAAGCAGTGGCCATCTTCTCGACGGATCCGAATCGATATTCGGGTTCATAACCGAGCACCGCTCCGAATTCGGAGTTCAGGAGATGTGCCGAGTTCTTGGAGTGACTCGGAGTTGGTATTACGCCCACGCAGCCGGCCGGGTAACCAAGCGGCAGCGTGAAGACCAGGCACTTCTACCAGCTATCAAAAAAGCCTTTCATGACAGCGACAAGACGTACGGTGCAGTACGAGTAGTCAAAGAGCTGCAAAAGCAACAACAGTACGTCGGAAAGAACCGCGTCTGGCGCCTGATGCGTGAAAATGATCTGCGAGTGAAGACTAAGCGGCGATTCAAAGTCACCACCAACTCAGATCACAAACGGCCTGTCGCGCCAAACCTTTTACAGCGGAACTTCTCTGCTCCAGCCCCTAATCAGGTTTGGACTGGTGACATCACGTATATCGAGACTGCTCAGGGCTGGTTGTACCTGGCAGTCGTGCTGGATCTCTTCTCCCGCCGGATCGTTGGCTGGAGCATGAGCGACCGAATGACAGACGACCTGGTTGTAACAGCTTTTGCCAATGCCGCGGTGAAGCGTCGGCCAGGAGCTGGCTTCATCTTCCACAGCGATCGCGGTTCGCAGTACTGCAGTAAGCGCTTCGGTGCCACGATTAGCAAAGCTGGCGGCATGCAAAGCATGAGCGGCACCGGATGCTGCTACGACAATGCTGTGACGGAGACATTCTTCTCGACGCTGAAGAGAGAGTTGGTTTACCACTGCTCCTTCAAAACCCGGCAGGAGGCGCAAAGCCGGATCTTTTGCTACATCGAAGGTTTTTACAATCGCAAGAGGCTACACTCTGCCATCGGCTATTGCTCCCCGGAAGAGTTCGAGCAGCAGGAGTTGAAGATGGCAGCATAAGGGTTTCTAACGTGTCCTCTATTGCGAAGATAGGCCATCCTTTTTATCCTCATCTGAAACGACTGTCACGCTCTCGCAAATGATCTTCTTGCTGTCCTGCATGTCCGAATATTTAAAGCCGCCTCCCAACGTGGTCGGCGAGCAAACGTTATCGGGTGAATTGGCATTGACCAGGCAGATCGCGCAGGTCACGGTTGGATTATCAGTCAGTTTTTCCACTTCATTGACCAGGCCTTTGCTGTGCAGAAAGCAGATGTGATGTTCGTGGTCCCCTGCACAAATGCATTTATGATCGGATTCCATCAGGTTCCCCCTGTTGTTTTGTCTTGAGCGTGCCGACTCTCAGAATCGGCACATCGAATATGCTATCCCTTTTGTACTGCCCTGTCATCTGACAACTTGTCCAGACATTCTCCAGCTATTTCTGCATCGGCTTTTTCTTCTGTTTGAGCGCTTCCTTCAGCCGCTGCTGTGCCTGGGCGATCAGCATCTGGTGCGTCCCCTCGACGCTCTCTTCCTCTGCGGGGCGGCGCTGGATATAGCTGCCGTCGGACTGCATGTCCCACGCGGAACGGCGGTCCGCATCGTGGCAATCGAAGACGGTGCGCAGCTCGGCAGTCAGCTCAGGCGCCGTAACCGGGCAGAGGACTTCCACCCGCGCCTCGAGGTTGCGCTTCATGGCATCGGCGGAAGAGATGAAATACTCCTCGGCGCCGCCGTTCCTGAAATAGTAGATCCGGGAATGTTCGAGAAAGCGGCCGACGATGCTGACCACACGGATGTTGTCCGACAGCCCGGGGATGCCGGGGCGCAGCCGGCAGGTGTCCCGCACGTACAGGTCGATTTTCACCCCCGCCATCGACGCCCGGTACAAGGCCTTGACGATGTCGCCGTCCTCCAGCGCGTTCATTTTGAACCTGATCAGCCCGCCGCCGTTTTGCCGGTGCAGTTCGATCTCCCGCTCGATACGCGTGAGCAGCGCCTTCTTCAAAAGCTTGGGCGCCGGCATGAGGGCACGGTAGTTGCGCTTGGCCGTAAACCCGGTGGTGAGGTAGTTGAAGAGCTCGGTGACGTCCTGGGCGATGGCGTCGTCGCAGGTAATGAGCCCTATGTCGCTGTAGATGCGGGCCGTCTCCGTGTGGTAGTTTCCCGTGCCTATGTGGACGTAGCGCCTGAGCCCCTGGAAGTCCTGGCGCACCACCAGGATCACCTTGCAGTGGGTCTTCAACCCGACCACGCCGTAGGTGACGTGAATCCCCGCCTCTTCCATCACCTCCGCCAGGTGGATATTGGTGGCCTCGTCGAAGCGCGCCTTCAGCTCCACGACCACCGCCACCTGTTTGCCGTTTTGCGCCGCCTGCACCAGCGCGTCGATGATGCGTCCCTGGATCGAGGTCCGGTACAGGGTCATCTTGATGGCGCGCACCTTGGGATCGTTGGCCGCCTCGCGCAGGAAACGCTCCACGGAGGTGGAGAAGGAGACGTACGGGTGCTGCAACAGGATGGCGCCCAGGTCGCGGATGGTGTGGAAGATGTTCCGCTCGGCCGGTAGCTGAGGGTGATCGATCGGATGGTGCGGCGGGT
It encodes the following:
- the hcp gene encoding hydroxylamine reductase, which gives rise to MFCYQCEQAANGGCSKVGVCGKKPEVAALQDLLIYSLKGIAFWANLAREKGAKDAAIDRFMLDGLFTTVTNVDFDAEEIAKLVRDAAAHRNQAQALYEKANGGAYTGTVPEAAQAFHAGTTSELVALGAKHGVKSEEIDADVHSVKEILIYGMKGYAAYAHHALVIGLENDEIYAFTHKALAATLDLKLGLMDYVGLSMECGRINLVTMELLDKANTDSFGHPVPTPVQLGTKAGKAILVSGHDLRMLEELLKQTEGKGINIYTHGEMLPAHGYPGLKKYAHLAGNFGGAWQDQAKEFVDFPGAIIFNTNCIQRPAESYKDRLFTWGLVQWPDVKNINGWDFSPVIEKALSLPGFEEAPGKEILTGFGHNAVLGVADKVIDAVKAGQIRHFFLIGGCDGAKTGRNYYTEFAENVPSDCVILTLACGKYRFNKLDFGDIGGIPRLLDIGQCNDAYSAIQIAVALAGAFNCGVNDLPLSFILSWYEQKAVAILLTLLHLGVKNIKLGPSLPAFITPNVLNFLVENFNIGPIGTAEGDLKQILG